The Salvia splendens isolate huo1 chromosome 20, SspV2, whole genome shotgun sequence nucleotide sequence gtgtgacatctactatgtgACGAAGGGAGTAACGATTATAATAGAGTACTCTATCCggcttgaaaaataaaaaaaataagaaatgtttAAGTAAATAATACCTACTCCCTCTattccactttaggagtcccatttgagttcggcacgagttttagaaaatgtaaaagaaaatgggtgaaaaaagatagtggaatgtgagtcatacttttatataccTCCTCCATCTCATAGAAATAGGCCATATTTCATTTATCGTATTCGTCTGATAGAAATAGTCAATATCCATTTATGGTAACCTTTTTCTCCtactcttttactttattatttatgggctCCATCACCAcgacacaatttcaactatattttctccttctcccttacgttaccaattacacattaaaactcggGTCAACCCTAAATGGCCTATTTCTATAAGACggaggagtattagttttattaaCAAAATTTGAGTTGAAAAAAGGTTTATGgaattgataaggctcattttaTGCATCgatttaggggtaaaatgtacgctacttgatcggttttatcgcgcaaaacaagtgttaaatgtgcagaaatgctacttgaccaaggcaactaGGTCAGACTGATTAAGCAAgcacaataggcgaaaaaggccaggtttcgggggaagttgatcaaggggagtaatcaagcagttaaggaggggaccactggatgtcagaagaaggacacgcgaggctatgagctggatggtgcgcaacattctgttatcaaggacgacgttctagaaggggacacgtgctggaatatgagacgcaaggacggagctgagtcacgattctgttgctgaaaagcgtcgtaattctagaagaagagcacgtagcaatcaatgagccgctcactctcagcatgagcgaatattccctaccaagatcgttatccaactggaggtcgtgccgagcctataaatagaggatgtgccaccacacaaAAGAGAGCCGATCCTGTACTTTCCGCCTAATTTAGCTTAGTTCTAgtgtttagttcagttctctagaatagcttagcttagcttagataaagtaatgcttagttagaaagggggattgaagaagcgctgcagaatacttgttatctgtcggcgtaaGTCTTAAGTTTCTCGCCGAGGCTCTTCTCGGttttaattgctttcgtagttgcccaagtattagcttagtttaaatttcgcGTTGTAAtgagtttagttttaatcaaagttacttccgttttcatcctcgcatttactgctttaatttcatcttcgagcacttgacccagtagttaaagttaccttgatcaagctagcaagtttaattctgcctagagtaaaatcagtagttaaaaacttccaagttaaagtgtggcagcagtcaaccccctgttcactattcacacacttgatacaccaacttctctgtgggatcgaccctgaacttgccgctttactgttaaagtagtgcaaaattgggagttataaattactttggtgggtaaacgagtgagagcgagtttgcatcgatcaagtggcaacgacatttgctaactgatccaatcagttcggttatcttcaatataacttggtccgaattcgctTGTCATTCGAAACTTACTCGCTAGGAATGTGGggtctattaccatttatggaatcTCCAATCGGGCCTCTTAAAGTGAGACCCTAAAAATGGTAAATCGGGACTGCTAAAGTGGGAAGGAGTGAGTATCAATTAACTTGAATAGTGGTGGGGATTGAAGAAAAAATAACCTTCCTCAATATAGAGAACATCTTTGGGTGAATATGTTCTGTATTCTAACAGCAATATAGTCACAAATCACAATTTCTTTGGCAACCTTTATTGGCGTAGAAAAAAAGTTTACTTTGAACCCTAAGGATTTGAGAGAACATCTTTGGGTGAATATGTTCTGTATTCCAACAGCAATATAGTCACAAATCACAATTTCTTTGGCAACCTTTATTGGCCTAGAAAAAAGTTTACTTTGAACCCTAAGGAGTCTTGACGTTATACTTTCTAATTCAACTGTGATAAAATATCACCACATTCTATCTGACTCTTTAGATTAGACATTAGACACCTCGGGTATGAATACCCTAAGGAGGTAGGTAAGGGAAGGCTTTTAGGTAGACTGGCTCTTTTTCTTTGAATAGTTTGGCAACTATCAATTCAATCCttctagtaaaaaataaaaataattaagcaCAACGCGGTTTTCAAACTTGAATTTATGACGTTGAGAACGGTaaaaaagaagaataacaagATTTGGATTCGATGCAAAACATAGCAAATAGAATAATCCATGTTCCATATATGTCAAAATTATATGACTTTTTATTCCCATCATGTTTGCCAGAATTAAAATTCGAGCAGGTGATGAATTACAGAAGTGGCATTTATTCATATTCTTCTATTTGAGAAGTTGATTAATGAATATTCGCACTGTTTGCACAAAAGGAAACAAGAAATGCGTATTTTTGATAGATAAGTTCATCTAGACATGCCCACAGCTTGTAAACCGACAGTACTGTTTGCACAAAAGGAAACAAGAAATGCGTATTTTTGATAGATAAGTTTATCTAGACATGCTCACGGTTCATAAACCGGAGGTTCTGGTTTCGAGAAAtgtggaaccggcggttccggttccgattccgaaccgccggttttctaGCAGTTTTTTATGGTTTTTCACGATTCCAAACCTCCGgtttccggcggtttttcgcGGTTCCGGCTAGATTTCACAGTTTTCCGACGGTTTTTCACGGATCCAGTTTAGAACCGTCCAGAACCAGCGGTTCCGGCACGGGTTCGGTTCGTAaaatttggaaccggaaccggcccgcggttcaaaatatggcggttccggttcaagaaaaaagtcacggttctggtttggaaccggaaccggctgTTATGGTTTCGCGgtaaccgccggaaccgaaaaccttgggcatATCTAAGTTCATATATAGTACTTCATTCATCCCCCAAGGTAGTTTGTCGTATTCAATGTCCAAAGGTAGTagagttattttctttttggcaaaaactttttcatctctcgtactttactctctcttcgtCTCTCATGCAATACTTTATTCCATGtcttatttttctctcttcactttaacaTTTAACACATCAATTTCCTAAATGGTTTGGATTGGGAACCTTGtacttcatttattttataattcttTGTTTGTTAAAagtaaatactcccttcgtcttgCGAATATGAGTTatgtttttccatttcaatccgcCTAGGAATAGGATTCacaattcatttttaatataaatggtACTCCATCTGTTCCCTTATAGTTGAGCCATTTTGTTCATTTCGagaagttccctcatagttgagtcattttcatatataatttttttctctttcttactttaccatctcttactttgttatctctactttattcactttttactttattatctctagttttttccatctcttactttttatctatttatttaacacactcaacatctctttcttaaactccgtgccgaaaagttttgcctcaactatgagggaacggagagagtattaggCTCTCGCATTCTACTAAATCATTttattcacatttcatttttcttttttctactcacttttcttaacatttcttaaaactcgtgctagAAAGAATTGAGACTCATATTCACATACatatggagtaatataaatgttggtttctggattacaagatagcaaaatcgggcgtaatacaacccaaaagaaggaatacagtgggaagaactgaactgaaattacaacttaaaaaagaagcaactaaaccagtatggtatgatagccgagtcgaggaggcctcttcccgcaagacgagatacgccccggtagtgctcttcggtttggcgtgtcgtccccaaaggtaaaacggctacgtctctattgatgcagcaccgcaatcagtagagctccggcgaacgggatggaggagagagcagagcttcgacagaaagacaatgcagagagaagGGGAGAacttatgcagagaatgcttgtatatgtgtcttaatgcagtggtatggctagcctatttataggctaagccaccatgcagggtcaaccagccattgaaggctcatcatggcaattcgtaaccgacgtcggttacaggcttgtggctggagtgtgccacccgtgtgtggagcgtgtggatttctcacgtggcagccgtgactgtgcctcgcttgacgacgtgtcaagccaatttgattgctgactcggcggtggtctaaaaagaatagtttgggccaagcaccaagcccaaagaccacccaaagaccaattgccaagatccaagtccacgatcaagatcaagatcaggatcaagatcaagatcgggcccgggcccgggcctgtgcccgaggcccgcggccgcgagcgcgagcgcgggcacgggctcgggcggcggcggcggcgcgcgcgtgtgcgcgcgtgtgggctctttcacccatcttggtccactataattattaagtaacataaagtcacttaatttatacacattaaaagatgtgttaatcctccaatgtgggataattaatactagttaattattccctacgctcaaactccaagctttaattaaaagctaattatgcccaactttaatccactatttctcactcaccggaaatcggatttgagaaagtgaatatactacatttatctacgtaaaatgtagatcgacgctatgtcatttaatttcacaaaattaaatgtctcgtcacatttattatttggtcaaaatccattgaccgggcatatttaatccatgatttttacaatcccccacatgagtggaaatagccaaatgcatatgcgtgcagacacaagctcaaccctcgagaggtatataagcataaggataggtagttgttggccttgaaccttccatagtcgacaccatcggatacacatgcggcttagtagcgcgatgctttgaactaatcccccacggcgtgcaccgagacaatagTGTTAActcttaaacacctcaacctcatccgttctcacgttttgtgtccattgcggtcttggacaccactttggattcgtaagtgtgttttatgaagcgaccacacttcacacttacataggtgattcttagtcaagtaccttgccatacttggtctctttgagaactccatctctttgagattcTTAAGAACCATTAGAAGTCATAGACTtggcctttaccactaggcaagttctccaacactctattgctctctagggaatagatatagtcgagtgtttctcatgaactctcatagcttagttgtccctttgaaccaagttcttgggatctccagtcatcatggttgggttaccgctatgataattctttagtttgtggatttcaaacccattccctctagcaacttattcatttgatcacggtttaaccctttggttagcggatccgctagattatctattgacttcacatagtcaattgtaatcacgccagttgtgatcaaatgtctcacggtgttatgtcttcgacgtatatgtcgagacttaccgttatagaaaccattgtttgcccttccaatagccgcttgactatcgcagtggattagcactggtggcactggcttagaccaatatggaatatcttcaaggaagttcttaagccactcggcttcctcacccgccttatctaaggcaatgaactccgattccattgttgatcaggctatacatgtctgttttgtggatttccacgatacagcaccacccccaatagtaaagacgtatccacttgttgagagtgagtctctattatcggatatccaattggcatcacagtacccttcaagtaccggggggtatctcgagaagtgtagcccaagattttgagtatgttttaaatatctcaaaaccctcacaagagctctccaatgctctttgcttggattgctcgtgtaacgactcaacttgttcacggcacaagcaatgtcaggtcgagtgcaattagtcaagtacataatgcacccgatgacccgtgcatactcttcttgtgcaacgggctcgcctttgttcttgctcaagtgaacgtcgagttcaattggagtcttaaccggcgcgccatcataggctttgaatttattcaatatcttctcaacataatgtgattgtgttaagatgattccatcattcgttcttagaatcttcattccaagaattacatcggctagacccatgtctttcatgtcaaagtttctctttaacatggtctttgtatcgttaattacttgagtgttgctacccaagattaacatatcatcaacgtagagacacactaaaacatgaccgttattagtgctcttgatgtagacacatttgtcgcactcgttgattttaaacccatttgataacatcacattatcaaacttcaagtgccactgcaatggcgcttgtttcaatccatatagggactttacgagcttacatacctttttctcttgtccaggtactacaaacccttcgggttgttccatatagatttcatcttctagttcaccatttagaaacgcggtctttacatccatttgatgaatctcaagattgtgcaatgcagcaatagcgagaagcactcgtatagatgtaatccttgttacaggtgaataggtatcgaagaagtcatgtccttccttttgtttaaaaccctttactactaatcgggctttatacttatcaactgttccatcggccttaaactttcttttaagaacccatttgcatcctaaaggtttagcaccttcgggcaaatcaaccaacacccatgtgtggtttagcaaaattgaatcaatttcgctttgaacagcttctctccaatgcagcccgtctgggcctgcaaaggctacttttatcgatgttggttcttcatccaacatgaaagcaatatagtcaggaccaaaactttttggtgttctgactctattaccacgtcttagtactgtatcttttggatcgggtcttgcacgcttgcgcgattcaggttccgcatccgctgatttagaactagtggcttcttcttccactggtttagaactagtggcttcttcaattcttgtctcagaattggttgagactttttccttgtctttgcaaggaaatgtattttcgagaaatacagcattcctcgactcaattgttgttcctactgtgatagtcgatatttcagacttgtgaacaacaaatcgatatgcactactgttaagtgcatatccaatgaagatgcaatcaaccgtcttaggtccgattgtaacttctttgggcggaggaaccatcacctttgccaaacacccccacactttgaggtatttgtaggatgacttccttcccttccacaactcataaggagtgacatcttttcctttgagatggatcttattcaagatatagttggctgtcaaaacagcttccccccacatgttatgtggtaatcctgaagttagaagcagtgcattcatcatctcttttagagttcgatttttgcgttctgcaacaccattagattgtggtgaatatggtgcagtcgtttgatggattataccactttcgttgcataattcctcaaacggggctacatattcacctcctctatcacttcgaatcgatttgattttacaaccaagttgattctcaacttcgttcttataatttttgaacgcttctattgcttcatctttacctcttaaaagataaatatagcaataccttgtgcaatcatctatgaaagtgataaagtactttttaccacctctagtttgcaccatctttaaatcacatacgtccgtgtgaattaattcaaggggttttgtgcttcgttcaaccgagtgaaacgacaacttagtcatttttgcttcaagacaaatttcatatttatcttggatatccaattcattagcctttagtaaatctaaatttactaatcttttaatggcttttgaatttacatgtcccaatctacaatgccacaaatttgaagactcggtcaaataagaggaagtagatgctttattcttattagccaatggctttggaacacgcagtgttgctacactaagcttgaaaagtccgtcggttacataaccttttccgagggacttcccaaacttatacaatgcaaacctatcggattcaaatacaagtttaaaacccttattcactagtattgatcctgaaactaggttcttccggatgtccggaacgtgcagcgcatccttcaaggtgattgagacgccagacgtcatcttgaggattacatcaccaactccgaggatttcagacgaggcttgattccccatgtttatctttctcccttcaacgtTGTTGTAGGTGGAGAACATACTTCTATCTGCGCAGACCtgtgcagtagcgccggtatcaatataccagccacccttgttgttgttaacaaggttgacctcttcagtgaccacagcaatgaggtcgttctcatcccagtccttgaactccttctcaacgacgtgggcagccggcttcttcttcttgctgcggcagtctttagcaaagtggcctggtttgccacacttgtagcagtcgcctttgtcgtttggatggtttgggcgagggcgtttgttggagggaccgccccgctccaacaggaaATTGTCAGGAAATTGTCTTCCTATAGATTTCGCAAATTGAGTAAAAGGGGCTGGAGTTCTGGTGCTATCTCTATTttcatataattttaattttttttgttacggtgtatttttagtatgttcattaaataaaaaaatgaattgataGTTAATATTGGTCGGTTCcgttaaaaaatactccctccgtctagcTTTAGCAATCTCGGTTTACCATTGTTGGGTGTTTCACTTTAGAAGTCTCGGttgaaatattccataaataataATAGGCCCTACATTCCATTAATATTTTTCCAAttacattttattactccctccgtccccaaagaatatgtactttggattcgacacgagttttaattcaaaattggtacagtaagagagatgtagagagaaaaagtaaatagagtattgttagagcatccacaatggatgccCGATCTCACGCCTGATCGcccgagatcgggctcgggagTAGTCGGTCGCGCCCGATCCATCGGGCGCCTGATCGGGCATCCACTGCAGCGTCGCGCCCGATCGACGCGTTTTCctatttgttttaaattttctatctataaatatacctTATGTTCACTCATTTTTCACACAACTCTCACACATGTCTCAACTCTCTCTCCATTCCAATATCTCTCTTTCACTCACTAAATCAAAATGTTTCCCGGGGAAGATATGGGTCGGGCTATGGAACGCACAATGTTTGCTTTCGGGAACCAGATTCCCGCAGATATTCGTGCAATACAAGAGCAAGAGCAGGCCGAAGAGCAGGTCCCGAGGCCCATCCGTCCATCGAGAGCATGGCCTAGCTCATCAACGTTTGTTCGAGGACTAATTCGCCGATGAGCCTCGGTGGGGACCGACGGTTTAGGATGCGGCGAGAATTGTTTCTCTGGATTGTTCACGCGCTGGAGGCACGCGACGAGTACTTCTAGCAGCGGCAAGATGCGGCCCACAAAAGGGGTCTATCCCCGCTCACGAAGTGCATGGTTCCgcttcgtcagttggcatacgacACCACACGGTTGCGCTTTCGGGAACCAGATTCTCGCAGATATTCGTGCAATACAAGAGCAAGAGCAGGCCGAAGAGCAAGTCCCGAGGCCCATCCGCCACCGGACATCCGTCCGTCGAGAGCATGGCCTAGCTCATCAATGTCTGTTCGAGGACTAATTCGCCGATGAGCCCCTGTGGGGACCGACGGTTTTTCGCTGACGGTTTAGGATGCGGCGAGAACTGTTTCTCCGGATTGTTCACGCGCTGGAGGCGCGCAACGAGTACTTCCACCAGCGGCAAGATGCGGCCCATAGAAGGGGTCTATCCCCGCTCACgaagtgcacggttgcgctTTGTCAGTTGGCATACTACACCATGatggacatgttcgacgagtattttCACGTCGGGGGTACAACTGGTCGGGAGTGTCTGGTAAAATTTTGTGAGGGCGTTATTGACGCCTTCAGCGCCACATATTTACGCAAGCTGAATGCCGAAGATTGCCAGTTCCTGATGGGGATGCACGATAGGGTGCACGACTTTCCTGGAATGTTAGGGAGCATTGATTGTATGCACtgagagtggaagaattgtccggcagcgtggagaggccaattcaccaGTGGGTATAAGGGTacccacccgacgatgatccttgaagccaTCGTTGACCACCGTCTTTGGATTTGACATGCTCACTTTGGCGTGGCGGGGTCAGACAATGACGTCAACGTGTTGAACACGTCGAGtatcttcaccgagcaatgcaatgacAACGGTCCGGTTATATAGTTCACTGCCAACGGACGGCAACATCATATGAAGTACTACTTAGCCGATAGCATATACCCGAGATGGCCAGTTTTCTTGAAGACGATCTCCTGCCCAACGGATGCGAGGAGAGAGCTTTTTGCAGCGCGACAAGAGTCTGCTCGGAAGGACGTCGAGCGAGGATTCAGTGTGCTTCAAGCACgttgggcaatagtgaaaggtccAGCTCGTTCATGGTACATGCATCATATCGCCAATGTCATGTAcgcgtgcatcatcttgcacaacatgattattcACGATGAAGGTCGAAGAGATAGCGATTGGTCCTACAATGAAGCGGGTCCGAGCGCAGGTCATGCAACCCCGCCGGTCGCTCGAGGTTTACCCTATGGAGTCAGCGAGAGATTACAAGCTCAGGAGAgcatgcgcaaccaacaagctCATCTtcaactcatgaacgacatgattgaagaattTTTGACACGTAGTGTTCGTTGAAATTGTACATCTTTTTAAGtatttttgttgtaattttttttaaaattaagtaatGTATGTTTATTGCTAGTTCTTTAATCTAGAGTCTAATTTTGCTATTTATAATGGGTAAccataaaaaacaaatattaaaattgaaatgaaaaatggatAATAGATAGGGCACCCACTAGGGTCAAACCATTGCAGAAAGAAGGGGCATACTGATATGGCAACCACTATGGCTCCAACTGGGGCAtccatagtggatgctcttagtggagaatgagtcttaCCTCGTTAGACAGTAAATAGTtttctaaaattggaaagtgcatattctcgtgggacggaccaaaaaggaaaaaaatgtatattcttgtgggacgggggagtatataactaatactactaataaaagtaaaactcacattctactatcttttttcaccaactttcctttatactccatccgtcccacaagaatacgCACTTTCCAATTTCAAAAACTCTTTTCTATCTAACGAGGAGAGACCATttcccactaacaatactttaattattttttctctctacctctctcttactctaccaattttgtattaaaatccgtgtcgaacctaaagtgtatattctttgagaacggagagagtatttcttaaaatccgtgttgaACTCAAATAAGACTTCTAAAGTTGAAACGGAGGGGGTACTATAACATAGAATATAAATTattccctccgtttcttataatagaaactattttcattgttcaatttctaaatatagaaacttCCCATTTTAAaagctttttattttatttttttaaaacgagaTCTATTTTCtagttatatatttttttcaaggGTCCGAAGGAGAaagattttctatttttttagggTTGTTTCTCTCACACCTTAACAtcttatcaattttgtattaaaatttttatttttaagaaatggatTGATTGTAAAACTAAAATGTACTACTCCTAGTCAAGAAGAGATTCATATATGTCCAAAGAAAAATTGGTGAGAATTTTAGCGTCCACATGCGTCAGTATCACGAGCACCAATTCAAATTTACCCACTCTATTTGCTAAATAGTAGTAATCCATTAATCCTAATCGAAAAATTTAGGAAAGGGAAAATCTCGATTTAAAGCGGCGGCGGTTTATGGCAGCTCAAAGATTGGTTTGGAGATTGAGTAGCTTTCCGGTGGCAAAAGTAGAGCAACGCCCGCCCTTTACAGCTTCTGCCCGTCGAATCAAAATGTCCGCCGCCAATTCGCATTCTACAAGAAGGCTTCCAGTACTGCTTTTTGATATTATGGACACAATCGTCCGCGATCCTTTTTACCACCACATCCCTGCCTTTTTCGGGTATTCTTCCTCTCTCTTTGATATTAGCTGGAACAAAATCATCTTTAATTTTGCAATTGGT carries:
- the LOC121781551 gene encoding uncharacterized protein LOC121781551, whose protein sequence is MKYYLADSIYPRWPVFLKTISCPTDARRELFAARQESARKDVERGFSVLQARWAIVKGPARSWYMHHIANVMYACIILHNMIIHDEGRRDSDWSYNEAGPSAGHATPPVARGLPYGVSERLQAQESMRNQQAHLQLMNDMIEEFLTRSVR